The Candidatus Tisiphia endosymbiont of Dascillus cervinus genome contains the following window.
AGGAGCTGTAATACCTACTTGGGCATAGGTAGGTAGATTAGCTATTATAAGACATGATAAAGCCATTATAAAAGTCGTGATGATAACGGTATTCTTACGCCCTACATTATCACCTATCCAACCAACAATTAATGCACCAACCGGTCGAAAAACAAAGCCAGAACAGAAAGCTGTAGCAGAGTAAATTGCTGTAGTATGTGGATCATACTTTGGGAAAAATAGCTCATTAAGAAATACTGCCATATGAACATATAACATCAGGTCAAAATACTCTAGGAATGTCCCGGCTGAAAGCAGTCCGATGGCTTCTTTTTGTTTCCTTGTTAAACCTTTTTGTTCTTTATAGTTCCCTATCATTCATTCACCTTATAATTTTAATAGTACTATAAATATTGATAATTTGGTTAATTAATAGCAAGAAAAAATGATATAGTAGGCTAAAATAATTAAACTATTAGTGTAACAATATACTAGTACTTAATACAACCTAAAAGGTCGAGTGGAGATTTCTTTGACATAATTCAACTGAATTCACTATAAGTACATATTTGAAGTATTTTAGTATTTTAAATTATAGATTCTATATTTGCTATCTTACAGCTATTAGCCAAATTATTATCTAGAGTAGCAATGCTTGCTTCAAGGCGTAGGGATAATTCAAGGTAAGAAGCATCATAAGACGTTAGACCATATTTAGCTGCAATCCTTGCTATTATATGTAGAGATTCAGGGCTAGAACAAAATTTATCAATATTAATTGGAAGGGTATTTAAGAGGTGTAAATACTCTTCATAATTACTTTTAATAATACGCTGTTTTTTTAAGGATGATATAAGC
Protein-coding sequences here:
- a CDS encoding type II toxin-antitoxin system VapC family toxin: MNLVVDCSFIMSSIVPDEQQLKVDNIYHQISNKVYNIFAPAVFFLECNNVLISSLKKQRIIKSNYEEYLHLLNTLPINIDKFCSSPESLHIIARIAAKYGLTSYDASYLELSLRLEASIATLDNNLANSCKIANIESII